One part of the Treponema sp. OMZ 787 genome encodes these proteins:
- a CDS encoding 5'-methylthioadenosine/adenosylhomocysteine nucleosidase — translation MKIGIFGAEEQEVKLLKKYLVGEVRKIAGLSFFTGTIHGKNVVLVRSGIGKVNAALCCQILISEFNVDAVINTGAAGGLIEDLNVFDIVVSSEAVQHDVDATAFGYPLGQVPMTKTPFWPADKKLKSLAVKAFKSMQKEDDDEHIKKLKLIEGRIASGDVFVSDEKIRARIIKEFNPACVEMEGAAAAQVCRINKIPFLILRSISDTAGKDETAKISYDVFSAQAAKDSSLLVLQMLKML, via the coding sequence ATGAAGATAGGAATTTTCGGTGCCGAAGAGCAGGAAGTTAAACTTTTAAAAAAGTATTTAGTAGGAGAAGTCCGAAAAATTGCCGGTCTTAGTTTTTTTACGGGAACTATACATGGAAAGAATGTTGTTCTTGTGCGCAGCGGGATAGGCAAGGTAAATGCTGCACTTTGCTGTCAAATTCTTATTTCGGAATTTAATGTTGATGCCGTAATAAACACAGGGGCTGCCGGCGGCTTGATAGAGGACTTAAATGTTTTTGATATTGTTGTATCATCCGAAGCTGTACAGCATGATGTGGATGCAACGGCCTTCGGCTATCCTCTTGGGCAGGTACCTATGACAAAGACTCCTTTTTGGCCTGCCGATAAAAAGCTTAAAAGTCTTGCAGTTAAAGCCTTTAAGTCAATGCAAAAAGAAGATGACGATGAGCACATAAAAAAATTAAAACTGATTGAGGGCCGCATTGCTTCGGGTGATGTATTTGTTTCCGATGAAAAAATTAGGGCAAGGATTATAAAGGAATTTAATCCTGCCTGTGTTGAAATGGAAGGTGCCGCTGCCGCTCAAGTTTGCAGAATAAATAAAATTCCATTTTTAATTTTGAGAAGCATTTCGGATACTGCGGGCAAGGATGAAACGGCTAAAATTTCTTATGATGTTTTTTCGGCACAAGCAGCAAAGGATTCATCTCTTTTGGTATTGCAAATGCTGAAAATGCTTTAA
- a CDS encoding ATP-binding protein produces MDFDFSRKIPIGVQSFEVMRNDKFLYVDKTPFLFKLAHSNRVYFLSRPRRFGKSLFLSTLKAYFLGQKELFTGLYIEKAEEKRAEIEKTEAWVEYPVFYLDFNIGKYDEPHSLKSHLNLALTQFEEIYGSHKQEEEPAQRFAGVIKRAYEKTGRQVVILVDEYDKPLLQTMGVNEALNEEYRNTLKAFYSVIKTCDQYIRFAFLTGVTKFSKVSIFSDLNNLQDISLITEYSDICGINDSELKLNFEPEIKALADRKKKNFEEILCDLKKKYDGYLFAKEGVNVYNPFSVLSAFSAKDLGNYWFATGTPTFLVNYLKDAYYNVPDLDGGVEINEAGIDLYRADSKDPLPILFQSGYLTIKEYLEEANIYRLGFPNDEVRYGFLENLVPAYSSLRPYETASSVWEFTKDIRAGNVDGFMERMQAIIAGVPYDNLPKDRFKLREQNYQTAVYLIFKLMGQFVQTEIHCARGRADCIVHTKDSIYIFEFKLMSAGSPEDAIAQIKEKGYAGQFKAEGKKIILIGSSFDEEERIIGEWKTEEFKLI; encoded by the coding sequence ATGGACTTTGATTTTTCACGCAAGATACCGATCGGGGTACAGAGCTTTGAGGTAATGCGTAACGATAAATTTCTCTATGTCGATAAAACGCCTTTTTTGTTTAAACTCGCTCACTCCAACCGAGTCTACTTTTTAAGCCGCCCTCGGCGTTTCGGCAAAAGCCTTTTTTTGTCGACTCTCAAAGCCTACTTTTTAGGCCAAAAAGAATTATTTACCGGCTTATACATCGAAAAGGCCGAAGAAAAACGGGCCGAAATCGAAAAAACTGAAGCTTGGGTAGAATATCCTGTATTCTACTTGGATTTTAATATAGGCAAATACGATGAACCGCACTCCTTAAAAAGTCATTTAAACCTTGCCTTAACTCAATTTGAAGAAATTTATGGTTCGCACAAACAGGAAGAAGAACCTGCCCAACGCTTTGCAGGTGTAATAAAGCGTGCTTACGAAAAAACCGGCCGGCAAGTTGTCATCCTTGTGGATGAATACGATAAGCCTCTTTTACAAACTATGGGTGTAAACGAAGCATTAAACGAAGAATACCGAAACACCCTCAAGGCTTTTTATTCGGTAATAAAAACCTGCGACCAATACATCCGTTTTGCTTTTTTAACAGGCGTAACAAAGTTTAGTAAGGTAAGTATTTTTAGTGATTTAAATAACTTACAAGATATAAGTCTTATAACCGAGTACAGCGATATTTGCGGTATAAACGATTCAGAGTTAAAACTTAACTTCGAACCTGAAATAAAGGCTTTAGCAGATCGTAAAAAGAAAAACTTTGAAGAAATTTTGTGTGATTTAAAGAAAAAGTATGACGGGTATTTATTTGCAAAAGAAGGAGTGAACGTATATAATCCCTTTAGTGTTTTAAGTGCTTTTTCTGCAAAGGATTTAGGTAACTACTGGTTTGCAACCGGAACTCCAACCTTTTTGGTAAACTATTTAAAAGATGCTTATTACAATGTGCCCGATTTGGACGGAGGAGTGGAAATAAACGAAGCAGGAATCGACTTATACAGGGCTGATTCAAAAGATCCGCTGCCGATACTTTTTCAATCGGGATATTTAACGATAAAGGAATATTTAGAAGAAGCAAATATCTACCGCTTGGGCTTCCCTAATGATGAGGTGCGTTACGGCTTTTTAGAAAACCTTGTGCCTGCCTATTCTTCTCTCCGGCCTTATGAAACGGCTTCATCCGTGTGGGAATTTACAAAGGATATTCGGGCAGGGAATGTAGACGGGTTTATGGAGAGGATGCAGGCAATAATAGCGGGAGTACCCTACGATAATCTTCCGAAGGATAGGTTTAAGTTAAGGGAGCAAAACTACCAGACGGCTGTCTACTTAATCTTTAAACTTATGGGACAATTTGTTCAAACCGAGATACACTGTGCAAGGGGCAGGGCTGATTGTATAGTGCATACTAAAGATTCAATCTACATTTTTGAGTTTAAGCTGATGAGTGCAGGAAGCCCTGAAGATGCAATCGCACAAATAAAAGAAAAGGGCTATGCCGGTCAATTTAAGGCAGAGGGTAAAAAGATAATCTTGATAGGTTCCAGCTTTGATGAAGAAGAAAGAATTATCGGCGAATGGAAAACGGAAGAGTTTAAGCTGATTTAA